One window of Cohnella hashimotonis genomic DNA carries:
- a CDS encoding helix-turn-helix domain-containing protein: protein MSEDSFLFVTRTLNENNRRCSDGDGVAFQIYNWGFEWQHYDNPVHRHSFYEICYVLDGAGEYEDEDITYKLEAGTLFASLPGHWHQIRSRTGLQLFFVAFEVVSAASSPEARQYDAGLLDSPSPVVAGPEGVTALLWRALYRHVLQHRADGEPHTNSLCALLLRSFPGTFGRPDGTPVAKAKSSSRSRTHLVQLAKRYIRDNLSGSLGLAEVSAYLNISGRHLSRVFKEELGQSLVDYVTRERMLSAEGLLKTTLCSVKEIADLTGYQSVHYFTRVFSDRYGIPPAEYRKKSLPAST, encoded by the coding sequence TTGTCGGAAGACAGCTTTCTATTCGTGACAAGGACCTTGAACGAGAATAACCGAAGGTGCAGCGACGGCGACGGCGTTGCTTTTCAAATCTATAACTGGGGATTCGAGTGGCAGCATTACGACAACCCCGTTCACAGACATTCCTTTTATGAAATATGCTACGTACTCGACGGGGCGGGCGAATATGAGGACGAAGATATCACTTACAAGCTCGAGGCCGGCACGCTATTCGCTTCGCTGCCAGGGCATTGGCACCAGATTCGCAGCCGAACGGGGCTGCAGCTCTTTTTTGTCGCCTTCGAGGTCGTCTCGGCGGCCTCTTCGCCGGAGGCAAGGCAGTACGATGCGGGGCTGCTCGACAGCCCCTCTCCGGTCGTTGCGGGCCCGGAAGGCGTCACCGCGCTGTTGTGGCGCGCGCTGTACAGGCATGTCCTGCAGCATCGGGCGGACGGCGAGCCTCATACGAACAGCTTGTGCGCGCTGCTGCTCCGGTCGTTCCCCGGGACGTTCGGACGACCGGACGGCACGCCCGTCGCCAAGGCAAAGTCGTCCTCGCGCTCCCGCACGCATCTCGTCCAGCTCGCCAAGCGCTATATTCGCGACAATCTATCGGGCTCGCTCGGTCTTGCTGAAGTGTCCGCCTATTTGAACATATCCGGGCGGCATTTGTCCCGCGTTTTCAAGGAAGAGCTCGGCCAATCGCTCGTGGACTACGTCACCCGGGAACGCATGCTCTCCGCGGAAGGTTTGCTCAAGACGACCCTCTGCAGCGTCAAGGAAATCGCAGATCTGACGGGGTACCAGTCCGTACACTACTTCACCCGCGTATTTTCCGACCGCTACGGCATCCCGCCCGCCGAGTACCGCAAAAAGTCCCTGCCCGCTTCTACGTAA
- a CDS encoding DUF309 domain-containing protein encodes MRSLFPIPEPFVHYLAEYHGTRDYFECHEIMEEYWKEKKEAAYEGSWLVLIRIAVMQYHARRGNGSGAMKLLAKAETEIEPDRMDELGLDGRKLKRMLDHRRERWVDAHSVVYDDFNLPIADPLLLEAALDRTEALGAKWLSPGELADASIVHRHLTRDRTEVEQAREASIRRRRRVSNPADPRDP; translated from the coding sequence ATGAGGTCATTATTCCCGATTCCGGAACCTTTCGTACATTATTTGGCTGAATATCATGGCACCCGCGATTATTTCGAATGTCATGAGATCATGGAGGAATATTGGAAGGAAAAAAAAGAAGCCGCCTATGAAGGCAGCTGGCTGGTGCTCATTCGGATCGCGGTTATGCAGTATCATGCGCGCAGGGGCAACGGCAGTGGCGCGATGAAACTGCTTGCGAAGGCCGAGACGGAGATCGAGCCGGACCGCATGGACGAGCTCGGCTTGGACGGCCGGAAGCTTAAGCGGATGCTGGACCACAGAAGAGAGCGCTGGGTCGACGCGCATAGCGTCGTCTACGACGACTTCAATCTGCCGATCGCGGACCCCTTGCTTTTGGAAGCGGCCTTAGACAGGACCGAAGCGCTCGGCGCCAAGTGGCTTTCTCCCGGCGAGCTTGCGGATGCGAGCATCGTTCATCGCCATCTCACGAGAGACCGAACGGAAGTCGAGCAAGCGAGGGAAGCTTCCATCCGCAGACGGCGTCGAGTGAGCAATCCAGCGGATCCAAGGGATCCATAG
- a CDS encoding carboxypeptidase M32 yields the protein MSEKAAAKDSAIVRFRALTTQIKHYEELLGVVYWDMRTGAPRKGIAQRSEAVGTLSSEMFRLSTSAEMGELLNELGGAGSEGELSDVDRKLIKETRKDYERNLKIPPELYREYVVLTSQAETEWEEAKAKSDFKGFLPYLKQIIDYNRRFIALWGVKGTPYDTLLDMYEPGTTTADLDRLFGELRNRLVPLAANIAQRGDKPDTAFLQGTFDKASQKRFSLYTLGQMGYDFEAGRLDESVHPFATGLSTGDVRITTRYLEDDLTSALFGTIHECGHALYEQNVDAKLNGTPLCGGTSMGIHESQSRLWENMIGRSREFWERYLPELKKEFPAQLEGIDAEAFYRGINVVEPSLIRIEADELTYNLHIMIRYEIEKMLFNEDLDPERLEEVWNAKYKEALGIEPANAGEGVLQDVHWSGGMFGYFPSYSLGNMYAAQMLNTAERELPTLHEDIAAGRLLPLKEWLTEKVYRHGKMLEPGEIVERITGEALRSDYLCDYLERKYKEIYRLG from the coding sequence ATGAGCGAAAAAGCCGCTGCAAAGGATTCGGCGATCGTCCGGTTTCGTGCGCTGACGACCCAAATCAAGCACTACGAAGAGCTGCTCGGCGTCGTCTATTGGGACATGCGGACAGGAGCGCCACGCAAAGGCATCGCCCAGCGCTCCGAGGCCGTCGGGACGTTGTCCTCGGAGATGTTCAGGCTGTCCACGTCCGCGGAGATGGGCGAGCTGCTGAACGAGCTGGGCGGGGCGGGATCGGAGGGCGAATTGTCCGACGTGGACCGCAAGCTGATCAAGGAGACGCGCAAGGATTACGAGCGGAACCTAAAAATTCCGCCGGAGCTGTACAGAGAGTACGTCGTGCTGACCTCCCAGGCCGAGACGGAATGGGAAGAAGCCAAGGCCAAAAGCGACTTTAAAGGATTTCTCCCTTATTTGAAGCAAATCATCGATTACAACCGCCGTTTCATCGCGCTTTGGGGCGTGAAGGGAACGCCTTACGACACGCTGCTCGACATGTACGAACCGGGCACGACGACGGCGGATCTGGACCGTTTGTTCGGCGAGCTCCGCAACAGGCTCGTGCCGCTCGCAGCCAACATCGCGCAGCGCGGAGACAAGCCGGATACGGCCTTCCTTCAGGGCACCTTCGACAAAGCTTCGCAGAAACGCTTCAGCCTGTATACGCTCGGCCAGATGGGCTACGACTTCGAAGCGGGCAGACTCGACGAGAGCGTGCATCCGTTCGCGACCGGGCTTAGCACGGGCGACGTCCGAATCACGACGCGGTATCTGGAGGACGATCTGACGAGTGCGCTGTTCGGCACGATCCACGAGTGCGGGCATGCGCTGTACGAGCAGAACGTCGACGCGAAGCTTAACGGCACGCCGCTATGCGGCGGCACGTCGATGGGCATTCACGAGTCGCAGTCCCGCCTTTGGGAAAATATGATCGGGCGGAGCCGGGAGTTTTGGGAGCGGTATTTGCCGGAACTCAAAAAGGAATTTCCCGCACAGCTTGAAGGTATCGACGCCGAAGCGTTCTACCGCGGCATCAACGTCGTAGAGCCGTCGCTAATTCGCATCGAGGCGGACGAATTGACCTATAACCTCCACATCATGATTCGCTATGAGATTGAGAAGATGCTATTCAACGAAGACCTCGATCCCGAACGGCTCGAAGAGGTGTGGAACGCGAAGTATAAAGAAGCGCTCGGCATCGAGCCTGCGAACGCGGGCGAAGGCGTCCTTCAGGACGTTCACTGGTCGGGCGGCATGTTCGGCTATTTCCCTTCGTATTCGCTCGGCAACATGTATGCGGCGCAAATGCTGAATACCGCCGAACGGGAGCTGCCGACGCTGCATGAAGATATCGCAGCCGGACGGTTGCTCCCGCTCAAGGAGTGGCTGACCGAGAAGGTATACCGGCACGGCAAGATGCTCGAGCCGGGCGAGATCGTCGAGCGGATCACCGGAGAAGCGCTGCGGTCGGATTATTTGTGCGATTATTTAGAGCGGAAGTACAAAGAGATTTACCGGCTAGGTTAA
- a CDS encoding glycoside hydrolase family 9 protein → MFKVLKTYTVLLTVAILTTAILSACGMKEEKSVQANASGSFIRVNQVGYSPGASKVGMVLSSTNLSGVRYDVYNSSNTSVLNGTISTASKGSWGDAGGANIPYAYALDFSSLNTVGSGYYIKINTYKSPTFNIDPAAYSSLADLSMKFFKVQRCGNTNPDGHLVCHVPGSNSSVDGKPDGASGTKDFTGGWHDASDYIKFMSTIGHVADVMLTAYIHHPEVFPEPGSINGVLTEAKVGLDFIQKMWDNTNQMLYMEVADGLDHDVDNDDLDSRSKTWPQNDNTIYGAARPVHPSPAGTGANLAGKAAAALALGAKIWGDPNGPSYNAALAGSYLTAAQQIYTWGKTRTGIAGDADEFYVDTDYKDDMAWAAAELYRATGTASYLTEAKAYSDSAGEWYNKSDTSLNWSRAYHWANYEIASLDPTYKNTAVGRINNHLNLKKNYANGQFWNTSSDPKWGTYEAMSNNAVEAMMYQELTGNTTYAALAQQQIDFMLGKNPWGVSMLNGAGTTWFKNPRHRVTTLNRVTNPNYQLRGSWSEGFETSAQYAVDQQDPLLAGQEDPAIAQFNDNRMIWHDNRRDYATNEVTISGNAAGMAMVAFMGGGAASSAPGVPTGLTATAAGSAQINVTWNPASGATGYDLEVDGAVVSSVASPYAHTGLSTGSTHTYKVRAKNSTGTSAWSAAASAATSSSASTDYATNGDAYVRDGTYATTNYGTASTIDIKGDPDAGYNRKGFVKFDLTGRSGTSVASALLKVYVSAASASTPVKVYGLAGNDSWIESGTGGITWDNQPSSTNAVLIGTLNVSSAGWYTIDAASYVNSQFGGDKKVTFKLQVENNNGASISLNSKENTANKPVLTVN, encoded by the coding sequence TCTGCTGACAGTCGCTATCCTGACGACCGCCATTTTATCTGCCTGCGGGATGAAGGAGGAGAAGTCGGTGCAGGCCAACGCTAGCGGCAGTTTTATCCGCGTGAATCAGGTCGGATACAGTCCGGGCGCGAGTAAAGTAGGCATGGTTTTATCGAGTACGAATTTGAGCGGCGTCCGATACGATGTATACAATTCTAGCAATACTTCGGTACTGAACGGCACCATCTCCACCGCCAGCAAAGGGAGCTGGGGAGATGCGGGCGGCGCTAATATTCCTTATGCCTATGCTTTGGATTTCAGCTCGCTGAATACGGTCGGCAGCGGATATTATATTAAAATCAACACCTATAAATCCCCAACCTTTAATATCGACCCTGCGGCTTACAGCAGTCTAGCCGACCTGTCCATGAAGTTTTTCAAGGTGCAGCGATGCGGCAATACGAATCCGGACGGTCATCTCGTATGCCATGTCCCGGGCTCGAATTCATCCGTGGACGGCAAGCCCGACGGCGCGTCCGGCACGAAGGACTTTACCGGCGGCTGGCACGATGCCTCGGATTATATCAAATTCATGAGCACCATCGGTCATGTCGCGGATGTGATGCTGACCGCCTATATCCATCATCCGGAAGTTTTTCCCGAGCCCGGCAGCATAAACGGCGTACTGACGGAAGCCAAGGTCGGTCTCGATTTTATCCAGAAGATGTGGGACAACACGAACCAGATGCTGTACATGGAAGTCGCGGACGGGCTGGACCATGACGTGGACAATGACGATCTGGATTCGCGCAGCAAGACCTGGCCGCAGAACGACAATACCATCTACGGGGCGGCGCGCCCGGTGCATCCGTCTCCTGCCGGTACGGGCGCCAATCTGGCCGGCAAGGCAGCCGCCGCATTGGCGCTGGGCGCCAAAATCTGGGGAGATCCGAACGGACCGAGCTATAACGCCGCGTTGGCCGGCAGCTATCTGACTGCCGCCCAGCAGATCTACACCTGGGGCAAGACGAGGACGGGGATCGCAGGGGACGCTGACGAGTTTTACGTGGATACGGATTATAAAGACGATATGGCCTGGGCGGCAGCCGAGCTCTACCGGGCGACAGGAACGGCCTCATATTTAACGGAAGCCAAAGCGTACAGCGACAGCGCGGGGGAATGGTACAACAAAAGCGATACAAGCCTCAACTGGTCGAGAGCCTACCACTGGGCCAACTATGAGATCGCCTCCCTGGACCCGACCTATAAAAATACGGCCGTCGGCCGTATCAACAACCATCTGAACTTAAAGAAGAACTACGCGAACGGACAGTTCTGGAATACGAGCAGCGATCCCAAATGGGGAACGTACGAAGCGATGAGCAACAATGCGGTCGAAGCGATGATGTATCAGGAGCTGACCGGCAATACCACGTATGCAGCGCTGGCTCAGCAGCAGATCGATTTTATGCTGGGCAAAAACCCCTGGGGCGTCAGCATGCTGAACGGGGCGGGCACGACGTGGTTTAAAAATCCTCGTCATCGCGTCACGACCTTGAACCGGGTGACCAATCCGAACTATCAGCTTCGCGGATCCTGGAGCGAGGGTTTCGAGACGAGCGCGCAATATGCTGTCGATCAGCAGGACCCTTTGCTGGCGGGCCAGGAGGACCCTGCTATCGCGCAGTTCAATGACAATCGAATGATTTGGCACGACAATCGCAGAGACTATGCCACGAATGAAGTGACCATTTCGGGCAATGCGGCGGGCATGGCGATGGTGGCCTTCATGGGCGGCGGCGCAGCGTCTTCCGCACCTGGCGTGCCTACGGGGTTGACGGCGACAGCAGCCGGTTCGGCTCAGATCAACGTGACCTGGAATCCCGCATCCGGAGCGACGGGCTACGATCTTGAAGTGGATGGAGCTGTCGTGAGCAGCGTCGCATCCCCCTACGCGCACACCGGCTTGTCGACAGGATCGACGCATACTTATAAGGTTCGCGCCAAAAACAGCACAGGCACAAGCGCATGGAGCGCTGCGGCGAGCGCCGCCACGTCTTCGAGCGCTTCGACCGACTACGCGACGAACGGCGACGCCTACGTAAGGGACGGTACCTATGCGACGACAAACTATGGAACGGCATCGACGATCGATATAAAAGGAGATCCGGATGCGGGATATAACCGGAAAGGGTTCGTCAAATTCGATCTCACCGGGCGCTCCGGCACATCCGTTGCTTCCGCGCTCCTGAAGGTGTACGTTAGCGCCGCCTCCGCATCGACGCCTGTCAAGGTATACGGACTTGCAGGCAACGACAGCTGGATCGAATCGGGCACTGGAGGGATCACCTGGGACAATCAGCCCAGCAGTACGAACGCCGTACTGATCGGTACGCTTAATGTATCGTCGGCAGGCTGGTACACGATTGATGCCGCAAGTTATGTGAACAGCCAGTTTGGCGGAGACAAAAAAGTGACCTTCAAGCTGCAGGTCGAGAACAACAACGGCGCAAGCATTAGCTTGAACAGCAAAGAAAACACAGCCAATAAACCGGTGTTGACCGTGAATTAA
- a CDS encoding phytanoyl-CoA dioxygenase family protein: MIKADDVQFYKDNGYLLVRGVFSSEEVEQMRNAVNGIIDRAAKSKFDGNATWQGDYLPPEELKKLVLKGFHDVHYHDASFTRAAVHPNMTAVLSQLIGPNVQLHHSKMLVKPPEKGAAFPLHQDTPYFPHADHTMLAASVHLDDSDMENGCLCVIPGSHKQGLLPHVGRYYLDHKEYPLSASTPCPASAGDVLFFNYLTIHGSDVNRSTRNRRNVLFQYRDPTDLPTEDVHVNWGQGLMVCGENPVYKAYQPEYALK, translated from the coding sequence CTGATTAAAGCAGACGACGTACAATTTTACAAGGATAACGGGTATTTGCTCGTCCGCGGCGTCTTCTCGTCCGAGGAAGTGGAACAGATGCGCAATGCCGTGAACGGCATCATCGATCGCGCCGCCAAATCGAAGTTCGACGGCAACGCGACCTGGCAAGGGGACTATTTGCCGCCCGAGGAATTGAAGAAGCTCGTACTTAAAGGTTTCCACGACGTTCATTATCACGACGCTTCGTTCACCCGCGCAGCTGTGCATCCTAACATGACGGCCGTCTTGTCGCAGCTGATCGGTCCGAACGTTCAGCTTCACCACAGCAAGATGCTGGTCAAGCCGCCCGAGAAGGGCGCGGCTTTCCCGCTGCATCAGGACACGCCTTATTTCCCGCACGCCGACCATACGATGCTCGCGGCCAGCGTCCATCTCGACGATTCGGACATGGAAAACGGCTGCCTGTGCGTCATTCCCGGCTCCCACAAGCAAGGGCTGCTGCCTCATGTCGGACGCTATTACCTCGATCACAAGGAATATCCGTTATCCGCGTCGACGCCTTGTCCTGCATCGGCGGGCGACGTGCTGTTCTTCAACTATTTGACCATTCACGGTTCCGACGTGAACCGCAGCACGCGCAACCGGCGCAACGTCCTCTTCCAGTACCGCGATCCGACGGACCTGCCGACCGAAGACGTGCACGTGAACTGGGGGCAGGGGCTCATGGTTTGCGGAGAAAATCCGGTTTATAAGGCCTACCAGCCCGAATACGCGTTAAAATAA
- a CDS encoding EAL domain-containing protein: MTHTHGSYDLLLVLLSYLIAVLASYTTLDLAGRISTASSGYKTLWIGFSAAIMGMGIWSMHFVGMLALRLPMAVKYDVLLVVISAAAAIAGCFIALFLAAKPRLGYPRLLLAGVSLAAGICAMHYIGMDAMKMPIRYSPSIVTLSVVIALLASVAALWLAFVYHRQQKRYAIRKKLASGLIMGAAVAGMHYTGMSAAAFEMDHASMHGSMGMFSNQRMMAYGVVVGTLLTLGLSLAGIVIAKRFAAKQRRIEESQNWYKAIYDSMTDGIITLSLDRKITGLNPSAERIVGVQQSALIGMPLEELLRVAASERSEELEHILALAKDGKRQLYESTIVNAKGEALSLRVSIATVRSGDGAVGMYMKLQDVTEDKSKEEHIRKMAYEDDLTGLPNRRKWQERLAATASELGINRNCFAVMVLDIDRFKLINDSLGHQYGDQFLKDVSERISQALEGRGAELARLGGDEFAILVMDTCSRESLSELAEEIVHQIQRPYPLHHQDYYVTASIGIAVCPEHGEQPDELLRHADLAMYEIKKQGKNGFRFYQPELNDKLTEKLELERDFRQALPRNELELFYQPQVRSSDGVMIGVEALVRWNHPQKGMISPGVFIPLAEEIALVGPLGDWVLREACRQMREWHLAGGPLVPVSVNLSSQQFYQSNLDEHIANILTESGLEPQYLDLEITESMMMDVEVSTAILNRLSALGVRISLDDFGTGYSSLSYLKHFPIHKLKIDRSFIRDITVSESDRAIVATIISMAEHLKLDIIAEGIETKEQLDILREQSCREIQGYYFSKPIPAVEIERSFFEPLRDSKLRA, translated from the coding sequence ATGACACACACGCACGGATCCTATGATCTCTTACTGGTCTTGCTCTCGTACTTGATCGCCGTACTCGCTTCCTATACGACGCTCGATCTCGCAGGCCGCATCAGCACCGCAAGCTCCGGCTACAAAACGTTGTGGATCGGTTTCAGCGCGGCAATCATGGGGATGGGCATTTGGTCGATGCACTTTGTCGGCATGCTCGCCCTGCGCTTGCCGATGGCCGTCAAGTACGACGTCTTGCTAGTGGTCATCTCGGCTGCAGCCGCTATTGCAGGCTGCTTCATCGCCTTATTTCTCGCGGCCAAGCCCCGACTGGGCTATCCCCGCCTTCTTTTGGCGGGTGTTTCGCTGGCGGCGGGCATATGCGCCATGCACTACATCGGCATGGATGCCATGAAGATGCCGATCCGGTATTCGCCTTCGATCGTGACGCTGTCGGTCGTCATCGCGCTGCTCGCATCCGTCGCGGCGTTATGGCTCGCCTTTGTCTATCATCGTCAGCAGAAGCGTTACGCCATCCGCAAAAAGCTGGCGAGCGGCCTGATCATGGGCGCTGCCGTGGCAGGCATGCACTACACGGGCATGAGCGCTGCCGCATTCGAGATGGACCATGCGAGCATGCACGGCAGCATGGGCATGTTTTCCAACCAGCGGATGATGGCTTACGGCGTCGTCGTAGGAACGCTGCTGACGCTCGGACTGTCGCTCGCGGGCATCGTCATCGCCAAGCGATTCGCGGCCAAGCAGCGGCGCATCGAAGAGAGCCAGAATTGGTACAAGGCGATCTACGACAGCATGACCGACGGCATCATCACGCTCAGCCTCGACCGGAAAATCACGGGTTTGAATCCGTCGGCGGAGCGAATCGTCGGCGTACAGCAGTCCGCGCTCATCGGCATGCCGCTGGAGGAGCTGCTGCGCGTCGCCGCGTCCGAACGCTCCGAGGAACTGGAGCATATTCTCGCCCTGGCCAAGGACGGCAAGCGCCAGCTGTACGAATCGACCATCGTGAACGCCAAGGGCGAAGCGCTGAGCCTGAGAGTATCGATCGCTACGGTGCGCTCGGGCGACGGAGCCGTCGGCATGTATATGAAGCTGCAGGATGTGACCGAGGACAAATCCAAAGAAGAGCATATCCGGAAAATGGCGTACGAGGACGACCTCACGGGTCTTCCGAATCGCCGCAAGTGGCAGGAGCGACTGGCCGCGACCGCATCCGAGCTTGGCATCAACCGCAACTGCTTCGCCGTGATGGTGCTCGATATCGACCGGTTCAAGCTGATCAACGATTCGCTCGGTCATCAGTACGGCGACCAATTCCTGAAGGACGTATCGGAGCGGATCTCGCAGGCGCTCGAGGGCAGAGGCGCGGAGCTCGCGCGTCTGGGCGGCGACGAATTCGCCATCCTCGTCATGGATACGTGCAGCAGGGAGTCATTGTCCGAGCTTGCCGAGGAGATCGTGCACCAGATTCAGCGTCCGTACCCGCTGCATCATCAGGATTACTACGTGACGGCGAGCATTGGCATTGCCGTCTGTCCGGAGCATGGCGAACAGCCTGACGAGCTGCTGCGGCATGCGGATCTGGCCATGTACGAGATCAAGAAGCAGGGGAAAAACGGTTTCCGCTTCTACCAGCCCGAGCTTAACGACAAGCTTACCGAGAAGCTTGAGCTCGAGCGCGATTTCAGACAGGCGCTGCCGCGCAACGAGCTCGAGCTCTTTTACCAGCCGCAGGTGCGTTCCTCGGACGGCGTCATGATCGGCGTGGAGGCGCTCGTACGCTGGAATCACCCGCAGAAGGGCATGATCTCTCCCGGCGTGTTCATTCCGCTAGCCGAAGAGATCGCGCTCGTCGGGCCGCTCGGAGACTGGGTGCTCAGGGAGGCGTGCCGTCAGATGCGAGAATGGCATTTAGCCGGGGGACCGCTCGTGCCGGTGTCCGTCAACTTGTCTTCTCAGCAATTTTATCAGTCCAATCTGGACGAGCACATCGCGAACATTCTGACCGAGTCTGGTCTTGAGCCACAGTATCTCGATCTGGAAATTACGGAGAGCATGATGATGGACGTAGAAGTGTCGACGGCGATTTTGAACCGGCTCAGTGCGCTCGGCGTCCGCATCAGTCTGGACGATTTCGGGACAGGCTACAGCTCGCTCAGCTACCTGAAGCACTTCCCGATCCACAAGCTTAAGATCGACCGGTCCTTTATCCGCGACATTACGGTGAGCGAGAGCGACCGCGCGATCGTCGCGACGATCATCTCGATGGCCGAGCATCTCAAGCTCGATATCATTGCGGAGGGCATCGAGACCAAGGAACAGCTCGACATTTTGCGCGAACAATCGTGCAGAGAGATTCAAGGCTACTACTTCAGCAAGCCGATTCCGGCCGTCGAGATCGAACGCAGCTTTTTCGAGCCGCTGCGAGACAGCAAGCTGAGAGCCTGA
- a CDS encoding DUF2653 family protein produces the protein MRLTTDEIVNAVCLHTSERQQVPVTSVEVELSWDDEQGFTAEVWVEGRSRYLVEANLKESIVRYMLTEYGRRVYPSSITMVADEELEEIFADVFEE, from the coding sequence ATGCGGCTGACGACGGACGAGATCGTAAACGCCGTATGCCTGCATACGTCGGAGCGGCAGCAGGTTCCCGTTACCTCCGTCGAAGTCGAGCTCTCGTGGGACGACGAGCAAGGCTTCACGGCGGAGGTGTGGGTCGAAGGACGCAGCCGCTACCTGGTCGAAGCCAATCTCAAGGAGTCGATCGTTCGATATATGCTAACCGAATACGGACGACGCGTCTATCCCTCTTCCATCACGATGGTGGCGGACGAGGAACTGGAGGAAATATTCGCGGACGTCTTCGAAGAATAA
- a CDS encoding beta-class carbonic anhydrase, with protein MTKLEEVLSHNREFVANKEFEKYANNNAIDRRLVVVTCMDTRLTELLPKALNIRNGDAKIIKNAGAIITAPFGNIMRSVIVALYELKGDEVMIIGHKDCGMTGIDPKVVVGHMMKRGIRQDTIRMLHNSGVDFNRWLTGFENVKSSVENSVEIVRNHPLLPPGTPVHGLIIDPVTGELELVTDGYAYLSAQTDASALLD; from the coding sequence ATGACCAAATTGGAAGAAGTACTTAGCCACAACCGGGAGTTCGTTGCGAACAAAGAATTCGAAAAGTACGCGAACAACAATGCGATTGACCGGCGTCTCGTCGTCGTCACATGCATGGACACGCGTCTGACGGAGCTGCTCCCGAAGGCGCTCAATATTCGCAACGGCGACGCCAAGATCATTAAAAACGCGGGCGCCATCATCACCGCGCCGTTCGGCAACATTATGCGCAGCGTCATCGTCGCGCTATATGAACTGAAGGGCGACGAAGTCATGATCATCGGCCACAAGGATTGCGGCATGACGGGCATCGATCCGAAGGTCGTCGTCGGCCATATGATGAAGCGCGGCATCCGTCAGGACACGATCCGCATGCTGCACAATTCCGGCGTCGACTTCAACCGTTGGCTTACCGGCTTCGAGAACGTCAAGAGCAGTGTAGAAAACAGCGTCGAAATCGTACGCAATCACCCCCTGCTGCCGCCGGGCACGCCGGTTCACGGGCTGATCATCGACCCGGTGACCGGAGAGCTCGAGCTTGTGACGGACGGCTACGCCTATCTGTCGGCGCAGACCGACGCCAGCGCTCTGCTCGATTAA
- a CDS encoding iron-sulfur cluster biosynthesis family protein: MRIEWTNEAAAALQAKFDPPVRVWKLVSDNEGCGCAVNGVPFLWAVDAPAEGDLRADSEPIELWYEPQHAVYFDDVLRVSYDGANRSFRLSSDGQIYTNALGTVDLRTSASTHIR, translated from the coding sequence ATGAGAATCGAATGGACGAATGAGGCGGCCGCTGCGCTGCAAGCGAAGTTCGACCCGCCGGTCCGCGTCTGGAAGCTCGTATCGGACAACGAGGGCTGCGGCTGCGCAGTGAACGGCGTGCCGTTCTTATGGGCGGTCGACGCGCCTGCCGAGGGCGATCTGCGGGCGGACAGCGAGCCGATCGAGCTGTGGTACGAGCCGCAACACGCGGTTTATTTCGACGATGTGCTGCGCGTCTCCTACGACGGCGCAAACCGCAGCTTCAGGCTGTCTAGCGACGGCCAGATCTACACGAACGCGCTGGGCACGGTCGACCTGAGAACTTCCGCAAGCACTCATATTCGCTGA